GGAACTGGATAATGTAAACGATAAGCTGATTGTATCACCTACCCTGAAACGTACACCGGTTGTACTGGCGAAGCTGCATACGGTAACCATGGAAATCAGGGATACCCTCCAGGAAAACACCACTTATACCTTCAACTTTGCAGATGCCATCCGTGATATCAACGAACGTAATATTGTACTGGACTTCCAGTATGTAGTATCTACCGGCGACTATCTCGATAGCTTGCAGGTAACAGGGCACCTTATCAATGCCGAATCCGGCCGGATGGACAGCAACGTGGCCGTGATGCTGTACAGGGGCCACGAAGACTCCATTGTAACAAAGGAGAAACCTGTTTATTACGCTAAAACAAAAGGTGATGGCTCTTTCCGCTTTAAAAATATTGCGCCCGGCACCTACAAAATATTTGCCCTGAAAGAAGAAGACCGCGATCTCCAATACAATCAGCCTACGGAGTTGATTGCTTTTGTGGAAGCGCCGATAGTTCTGAAGGAAACAAACCTGGCAGACGTAAATATGCTACTGTTTATGGAAACAGATAGTACTATAAAACCACCACCAGAGCCAATTGACTCAGCCGACATAGAAGAAATTCCGGAAGAAAAGAAAAAGAAGCTGCCCAAGCTGCAGGTAACACCCACATTGGAAGGCGGCATGCAGGAACTCCCTTCCCCCATGCGCCTCACCTTTAACCTCCCGCTGAGAACACTGGACAGCGCCAGGATGATCCTGGGTGAAGACAGCACCTTTACACCGGTTACCTTTACCAGCAACATGGATTCCACCCATACCAAACTGTCGCTGGATTATCCATGGAAGGAGGGCATGCCTTACCGCCTGGTCATCCCTAAAGATGCCGCCACGGATACCGCAGGCCAACAACTGGCAAAGCCTGATACCATTAGTTTCAAAACTAAAAAATCCAGCGACTACGCCATCTTTGGCGTTACGCTGAAAGTCAGTGACAGTACCCTTCATGCCATCGATAACGATTCCATGCACTATGTAATACAACTGGTGCAGGATAAAACAATAAAGTATTCCGGGGAAGCTATTAATGGGAGCTGGCTTCAGAAATTTATTACACCGGGAGAATACGAAGTAAGGGTGCTCCTGGATACCAACGGTAACGGCAAATGGGACCGCGGCGTGTATTTCAAGAACCCCAAGAAGCAACCCGAGCGCGTCATACTGCTTCCCGGCAAACAGAACCTGAAGGCATACTGGTCCGTAAAACCAACAATAGAAATATAAAATATTGCAGCCGCTACCCCGGCTGCAATATCCCTAACTTTGCATTATGGTATTTTCCTCTGCTCTGATAGAAAACGCAGTAAATGAATTCGCAAAATTGCCGGGCATCGGTAAAAAAACGGCGCTGCGACTGGTGTTGCATCTCCTCAAACAGGAAACAGCACAGGTACAGCTGTTTGGCGAAGTGATAGCCCGTATGCGCGAGCAGATCCGGTTCTGTAAAGTATGTCACAACGTGTCTGATGAAGAAGTGTGCAGTATCTGTAGTAACCATGCGCGGCAACAGCAGGTGGTATGCGTGGTGGAAAGCATCCGCGATGTAATGGCCATTGAAAACACGCAGCAGTTCAATGGTTTATACCATGTACTGGGCGGCATTATCTCTCCTATTGACGGTATCGGTCCTGATCAGCTGAATATTCATTCCCTGGTAGAAAGAGTACAGCAGCAGGGAGTAGAAGAAGTGATCATGGCATTAAGTCCAACTATTGAAGGAGATACCACTATTTACTATCTCTCTAAAAAGCTAAAAGAATACCCCGTAAAAATAACTACAATAGCCCGCGGCATTGCCTTTGGAGGAGAACTCGAATATGCTGACGAAATGACTTTAGCGCGCTCCATTTCGAACCGGCTACCATTGGAGAACTATGTTAAACAATAAACATTTAGGTATTTTCTGATTTACGAATTTAGGAATTTAAAATGCAGCGGAGATCACCCTATAGGCTTCCGCTGCATTTTAAATTCCTAAATTCGTAAATCAAAAAAATACCTAAATAAAATACGGGCGTTGAATAACGCCCGTCTTCGTTTAACCTGTAATTCCACGTTATGAAAAGGTTCAGTGCGCATCCTTTTCGGGATGGCCCTGTAATGTTGTATGATTGGTTATTGACTGTTGATCTTGTTCTTGTTGCAATGCTTTCCAGCGTTGCATTTCATATTTATTCAGGAAACACACTTTAAAAACTTCCGCTGTATTCCCGTCATTTGCTCCGGGCACGGGGTGTAAACCCAGATTAGCCAGGTGCGCACGCAAGGCGTGGATATGTTTTGAAATGGTCATGTCAGACTTGTTTTGTTGTAATAAAATGGAGAAGAACTAATGACGAAACTGTTAATTGCACTTACAGCAATACCCCGAAGGGCAGCAGGCATACGGCTGGTGGAGCGCCATGGCCGGGTTTATGAGCAGATTTAAATCATTTTGTTGCATGGTGTCTTTCTATTACCCTACAAATATAGTAGACTTTATAGGTTTCAGCCAAATAAAATTACGCGTATAGATAAAATCTATATCACTGGCGCGTTTAATCATTTTAGAAATTAATCGATCAAAAGCGGTCAAATATCCGCCAACCGGCTAAACAGCCAAATTTCAAATAGCCGGATTCATCTGGGAAAGTGTTACATTTGCATCATTGTACAGGGTGGATTTGTTTATTGTTCGACCCTGTTATGCTACTTAAACAGCAACTAATAAACGACCTTAAAATCATGAAATCTTTACAAGACTGCGCAAATGAGCGCGTACTCATCATCGATGGTGCCATGGGTACCATGATCCAACGATACCAACTCCAGGAAGCAGACTACAGGGGAACCCGCTTTGCCGATTATCCGAGTGATCTTAAAGGCAACAATGATCTTCTCAGTCTTACCCAACCTCAGATTATAGCAGCCATCCACAAAGAATACCTGGAAGCAGGCGCTGATATTATTGAAACCAATACTTTCAGTAGTACCACTATTGCGATGGCCGACTATGATATGCAGGCACTGGCTTACGAGATGAACATAGCGGCGGCCCGTATCGCCAAGAAAGTGGCGGCTGAATACACAGCAAAAAATCCTGATAAACCCCGCTTCGTAGCAGGCGCCATCGGTCCGTTAAATAAAACATTGTCGCTTTCCCCGGATGTAAACAACCCCGGCTTCCGCTCTGTTTCCTTTGACGAAGTGGCTACCGCTTATGAAGAACAGATCAAAGGGCTGTCAGAGGGCGGTGTAGATATCCTCCTGATAGAAACTATTTTTGATACGTTGAACTGCAAGGCGGCGATATATGCGATTAAAAAGTATTTCAGGGAATCCGGTAAGCCTGAATTGCCGGTGATGATTTCCGGTACTATCACAGATGCCTCCGGCAGAACACTGAGCGGACAAACACTCGAAGCCTTTTATATTTCCGTGATGCATGCCAATCCATTCTCCATCGGCCTTAACTGCGCACTGGGTGGTCAGCAGATGCGTCCTTATATTGAGGAACTCTCCAACATAGCAAGCTGCTATGTTAGCTGCTACCCCAACGCCGGTTTGCCAAATGCTTTTGGTGAATATGATGAAGAACCGGAAGATACCGCCTGCATTATTGAAGACTTTGCGGCATCGGGCTTTGTGAACATTGTAGGTGGCTGCTGCGGCACCACCCCTGATCATATCCGCCATATTGTAGCACATGTGAAAACGATCAAGCCACGCGAAAGGCCGGTACTGGCCGCAGCAATGGCATAAATAAATGTGGAAAGGTTTTCTTTTTAATTCCGACTAACATCAATCATGAGCGTAACCACCATCGACAATACAGCAATTATTAATGACCCCATTGGTACAGACAATGAACAGCATCGGGTCATCAAACCCTTTATGCGACTCAGCGGTCTGGAACCACTGGTTGTGCGCCCTGAAACCAACTTCATTAACGTAGGAGAACGCACCAACGTAACCGGCTCCAAGAAATTTGCCCGCCTCGTCCGGGAAGGCCACTACGAAGAAGCACTATCCGTTGCCCGTCAACAGGTTGAAAGCGGTGCACAGATCCTGGATGTAAACATGGACGATGCGCTGCTCGACGGCGAACTGGCCATGGCTACCTTCCTCAAACTGGTAGCTGCCGAACCGGATATTTCCCGGATACCTGTCATGATCGACTCCAGTAAGTTCAGCGTGATTGAAGCAGGACTGAAATGTGTACAGGGCAAATGCGTGGTTAACTCCATCAGCTTAAAGGAAGGAGAAGCCAAATTCATTGAGCAGGCCCAGATCTGTAAAAGCTATGGCGCCGCAGTGGTGGTCATGGCATTTGATGAACACGGACAGGCAGATACAGAAGATAAACGTGTGAGCTTCAGCCACCGTGCATATAAAATATTGACAGAAGTAGTAGGCTACGATCCGCAGGACATCATTTTTGATCCTAACATCTTCGCCATTGCTACAGGAATTGAAGAACATAACAACTACGCCGTAGAATTTATCAACGCCACACGCCGCATCAAAGCACTGATGCCGCTGGTGAAGATAAGTGGTGGTGTAAGTAACGTGTCGTTTTCCTTCCGGGGAAATGAAACGGTACGCGAAGCCATGCACTCCGTATTCCTGTATCATGCCATCAAAGCTGGCATGGACATGGGTATTGTGAATGCCGGCATGTTACAGATCTACGACGATATTGAACCTAACCTGCGCGACCTTTGTGAAGATGCCATCCTGAACCGCAGGGATGATGCTACAGAACGCCTGATCCAGTTTGCCGAAACCGTAAAGGCCAAAGGCAAAGTGATTGAAAAAGACGAATCCTGGCGCCTGGGCACGGTAGAAGAAAGACTCAGCCACGCACTCGTAAACGGTATCACAGATTATATTGATGGTGATACAGAAGAAGCCCGGCTGAAATATCCGCGTCCGCTGGAAGTGATCGAAGGCCCTCTCATGGATGGTATGAACATCGTAGGTAACCTGTTTGGCACCGGTAAGATGTTCTTACCACAGGTGGTAAAGAGCGCCCGTGTGATGAAAAAATCCGTTGCCATCCTGACTCCCTACATCGAGGAAGAAAAATTACGCAACCAGGCAGAATTTGGTGGTGAGATCAAATCCGCCGGCAAGATCCTGCTCGCCACCGTAAAAGGCGATGTACACGATATCGGTAAAAACATTGTAGGTGTGGTACTGGCCTGTAACGGCTATGAGATCGTTGACCTTGGTGTAATGGTACCCGCAGAAAAAATATTACAGACAGCCAGACAGGAGAAAGTAGATATTATTGGACTGAGCGGATTAATTACACCCAGCCTGGATGAAATGGTACACGTGGCCCGTGAGCTGAAAAGGCAGGAATTTGACATCCCCCTCATCATTGGAGGCGCCACTACCTCCCGCACCCATACAGCGGTTAAAATAGCCCAGGAATACGCACACGGGGTAGTACACGTATTGGACGCTTCCCGCAGCGTAACCGTTACCGGCAGCTTGCTTAACCAGGCACTGAAAAAAGATTTCCTGAAAAATGTACAGGCGGAATATCATAAACTAAATGAAGCTTTCAAGAATAAAAAACAGACCAAACAATACCTCACCGTTGCAGCCGCACAGCAGAATAAAACAGCTATCGACTGGGACGCTTTCACACCGGTTAAACCAACGTTTACCGGCATAAAGAAATTTGAAGATTACGATCTCGGAGAGATAGCGAAATATATAGACTGGCAACCTTTCTTCATTGCATGGGAGCTACATGGTAAGTTCCCACAGATCCTCACAGATGAACTGGTTGGTAAAGAAGCCACCCGCCTGTATAATGAGGCAAAGGAACTGCTGAACAAAGTCATCAAAGAAAAATGGCTGGGCGCCAATGCCGTTATCGGTATTTTCCCTGCCAACGCCATTGCACCTGATACCATCCAGGTTACACCTGAACAGGCAGACATTGCGCCGGTGAAACTGGAATTCCTGCGTCAGCAGGTAAAGAAAGCACCGGGCCAGCCCAACCTGTCGCTCGCCGATTTTATTGCACCGCAGGAAACCGGCAAACAGGATTATATCGGAGGCTTTGCTATTACTGCAGGTATCGGTATCGAAAAATGGCTGGATAAATTTAAAGCAGAACATGATGACTATAACAGCATTATGCTGAAAGCATTGGCAGACAGGCTGGCAGAAGCATTCACGGAACTGATGCATGAACGTGTCCGTAAAGAGTTCTGGGGATATGCCAGCGACGAACGCCTGAGCAATGAAGCCCTGATCAAGGAAGAATACGCGGGTATCCGTCCGGCGCCAGGCTACCCTGCCTGTCCTGAACATACGGAAAAGTACAAGCTGTTCGACCTCCTGGATGCCACTAACAACACGGGTATCACCCTGACCGAATCACTGGCTATGTACCCTACAGCCGCCGTTAGCGGTTGGTATTTCGCCAATCCGCAGGCAAAATATTTCGGGCTGGGTAAAATAGAAAAAGACCAGGTGACCGACTATGCCGACCGCAAAGGCTGGACAATAGAAGAAGCAGAGAAATGGCTGCGCCCTAACCTGGAATACGATATGTAAAATATTTTGGAATTTTTTGATTTAGGTATTTAATAAAATGCAGCGGAGATCTACGCAAAAATCTTCGCTGCATTTTATTAAATACCTAAATTCGTACATCAAAAAATAACTAAATTCCTACATGAGAATTGTCTCCTATAATGTAAACGGCCTGCGGTCTGCCATGACTAAGGGTTTCACCGAATGGCTCCAATCTGATCCTGCGGATGTTATCTGTTTGCAGGAAATCAAAGCACATCAGGAAAACGTCGACTTTCAGCAGTTTGAAAAACTGGGTTACGAACATTACTGGTATCCTGCACAGAAAAAAGGATATAGTGGTGTAGCAGTACTGACCCGTATTAAGCCGGATCATGTACAATATGGTAACGGCCATATGCAGAGTGATACGGAAGGACGCTTTATCAGGCTTGATTTCGGGGATATTACCCTGATCAATACCTACTTCCCGTCTGGTACCAGCGGGGAGATCAGGCAAACCTACAAGTACCAGTGGCTGGATGAATTTTTCCTGTACCTCGATGAGTTGAAGAAAACAAGACCGAACCTGGTTGTTTGCGGGGATTATAACATCTGCCACAAACCTATTGATATCCATGATCCGGTGAGCAATAAAAATTCTACCGGTTTTCTGCCGGAAGAGCGCGCCTGGATGGACCGTTTCTTTGCCAGTGGCTTTGTAGACACCTTCCGGGAATTCAACCCCGATCCGCACCAGTACAGCTGGTGGAGCTTCCGGGCCAATGCCAGGAACAATAACAAGGGCTGGCGTATTGACTATATTAATGTAACTGCCCCCCTTAAAGAGAAGCTGAAACATGCCGCTATTTTTCAACAGATAAAGCATTCAGACCATTGCCCGGTGTTCCTGGAACTGGCGCTGTAGCTATCTTCGCTCATATGTTGATATGAGTATTCAACTGCTGAAGTACTATGATCATTTATAATGTTACGGTAAAAGTGGCTACAGATACGCATTTGGAGTGGCTTTCATGGATGCGGGAAGAGCATATTCCGGCTATATTGCGGACCGGTCTTTTCCATGATTTCCGGATATGCAGACTGCTGGAACAGGACGACCAGGAAGGGCCGACCTATGCTATCCAGTACTTTACAGACAGCCTCGAAAACTACAATACCTACCAGGAAGAGTATGCACAAGGCCTCCGGCAAAGAGGTTACGACCTGTTTGGCGACCGTTTTATTGCCTTTAATACGGTGATGCAGGTCGTATAAACAAGGGTTCGCAATTATATTTATCCACAGGAAATTCACTATTTTCAAGGCATCTGGAGTTTGGTACAATACTTGGAAAGATGCTGCGTTAATAGTATAAATACTGGCAAACACGCTAGGGCACAGGGTTTTATGTAATCCTGCTAAAGCATCACACTTTAGCATGCAAAAGACCAATCAGCTGTAACCGTTACCAGTAGCGTTTTTCAGCCGATAAAATTTTCTATAAAAAAGTTGTAAAAAATTTGGTAATCTGATAAAACGCGCTATATTTGCTCACATCAAACATTTTTTCACTAGTTAAATCTTACTAACTATGAACAAAGCCGAATTAATCGACAAGCTTGCTAAAGATGCAGCTATTACCAAAACCCAAGCTAATGAAGCTTTGGATTCTTTCACCAAAGCTGTTGCTGATACCTTGAAAAAAGGTGGCAAAGTAACTTTGGTAGGTTTCGGTACTTTCTCCGTTTCCAAACGTGCAGCACGTAACGGTAGAAACCCACAGACCGGTCAGATCATCAAGATCAAGGCTAAGAAAGTTGCTAAATTCAAAGCTGGTAAAGCTTTATCCGACAAGCTCTAATCAGTTAGCACAACTTATTCAAGCAAGGAACAATCATGTTTCTTGCTTTTTTTTTATATCAAAGGCCCGGTAGCATACAATTTCAACGAATTACAGTAATTTGCAGCCAGATAACATCATATTTAAAAACAACAAACTTCAAATTATTCGTTATGGGCAGAGGAGATGTAAAAACCAAAAGAGGTAAAATCTTCAGTAAATCTTTCGGTAAAGTAAGACCAGCAAAAACAAAAAAAGCAGTTATTGCTAATGCTGCCGCCGCTAAAGCTAAAGCTGAACAAAAAGCATAAATAAAATTTTCGGATTTTCGGATTTACGAATTTAGGGATTTAAAATGCAGCGAAAGATCTACGCAAAAATCTTCGCTGCATTTTAAATCCCTAAATTCGTAAATCCGAAAATCCGAAAATTTTCAAGGGGCCAGCCTTTCTATCTTCCAGCTCCCCGTTGTAGTAAGTGTATATAATATCCGGTCGTGCAACCGGCTGCTTCTCCCCTGCCAGAATTCCATCACAACAGGCTTCACAACATAACCACCCCAGTAATCGGGCCGCTGAGGGGCTTCCTTTTCATATTTTGCAGCTACCTGACCCACCTGTTCTTCCAGGAAAGAACGGCCGGGAATGACCTTGCTTTGCGGTGAAGCGATGGCGCCTATGCGGCTGCCCATCGGACGGCTGTTATAATATTCGTTACTGATATTTACGCCTGCCTTGCTAACGGTACCTTCTATACGAACCTGCCGCTCCAGTTCCCGCCAGAAAAACAACAGAGACACGTGCGGATTCAGTGCCAACTCCTGCCCCTTACGGCTTTCATAGTTAGTAAAAAACAAAAAGCCCTCTTCATCAAAACTTTTCAGCAACACAATCCGTGCGGATGGATGCCCCTCAGGTGTGCTGGTAGCCAGCGTCATGGCATTCGGCTCATCAATTTCACTGCTGGTAGCATCCTGCCACCACCTGTCAAACTGTTGCAACGGATACGGCGCTACATCACTTTCCTCCAGGGACGCCAGTTTATAATCTTTCCGCAGGTCAGCTACTTTCTGGTTTAACATAGTACGTAAATTTTATTGGTTTAAACCTATGAACAAAGGTATGGAAGGATAATAGTAATTTTGATGACCTGATATAAATCATCGTATGAAAAGAGTTCTCTTGTTATTGCTGTTAACAGCAGGCGCACTGCTTTCCTGTCATAATAACGATCACGCAAAGGATGGTGATACTACCGACAGCCTTATTGTTCCGCTGGCAAGTACCCCCTATTTCTACACGCAACTTAAAGGTGCTGTAGGCGGGAAACACATTACCATGCAACTCCTGAAAACAGCGCCGCATCTATACCGGGGATATTATTGCTATGATAGCATCGGATTACCCATCAGCATTTGGGGCAGCCAGGATTCAGATTCTGACGAAGTAAAGATCTATGAGGACAACGGGAATAGTGAAGAAGAACGCTTTTTCAGTGGCCGCCTTACAGACGACGGGCAGTTCAAAGGGGTATGGCATGGCGACCGTACCTCCTGGCATTTTGCTTTACATACAGACCTGAAAAAAGCAGTACCCCTGCTGGTATATTATAGTACCGATTCCGCCAGACTGTCGCCATCAAGGCCACAATCGCCCATGGGCGTGGCTTCCAACAGCATCATATGGCCCGATTCAACAGTAGATCCGGCCATCGCAGCCTTTATAAAAAAAGAGGTTACCGGCAACCCGGTGTTCACCGACCCGCAACAATATGTAAAAAGGGCCATCGATTCATTTATCAGGGGTTATCAGCTCACCGCAAAAGATGCAGACAGCAACGAATTAAATGATATGAGCCAGTCTGCCTCCTGGAACTGGACAGCTGAAAATGATATAAAAGTAGTGTGGAATACGTGGCCCCTGCTGGTGCTGGAAAAATATACCTATGATTTTACCGGTGGCGCACATGGCAATTGGGGCAATACTTACAAAACACTGGATCTGTCGAAATTAAAAGTGCTCACCCCGGAGGATATCTTCAAACCGGGCTATAAGGAAACCCTGAGCCCTCTGCTGGATAAGGCATTCCGTAAAAAATTCAATATCGCTGAAGATGAAGCACTGGATCAGAACCTGTTGGTAAAAACGATCCCGCCCAATAATAACATCATTGTTACCGACAAGGGAGTGGCTTTCAGTTATGTACCCTATGAGATCGGGCCGTATGCATTAGGGCAGGTAACGTTGTATATTCCTTTCACAGAGCTGAGCAAGGATTTAAGGAAATAACGACCAGGATTTAAGGAAATAAAAAGATTAACCGGATGGGTGTTATGTTCTATTATTAATCAACATAACACCCATCCGGTTAATCCTATAATCTGTTTAATCCTGGTCTGGTCTTAGCCTTTCACGAGTGTACCTACATTCTTGCCCATGATTACATTCAGGAGGTTACCTGGTTTGTTCATGTCAAAAACGATGATGGGCAGTTTATTCTCCTGACAGAGGGTAAATGCTGTCATATCCATCACGTTGAGTGATTTCTGGTATACTTCTGAGAAGGTGATAGTTTCGAAACGGGTAGCAGTTTTGTCTTTCTCAGGATCGGCTGTATAGATACCATCTACGCGGGTTCCTTTAAGAATTACATCGGCTTTT
The Chitinophaga sp. MM2321 DNA segment above includes these coding regions:
- the metH gene encoding methionine synthase codes for the protein MSVTTIDNTAIINDPIGTDNEQHRVIKPFMRLSGLEPLVVRPETNFINVGERTNVTGSKKFARLVREGHYEEALSVARQQVESGAQILDVNMDDALLDGELAMATFLKLVAAEPDISRIPVMIDSSKFSVIEAGLKCVQGKCVVNSISLKEGEAKFIEQAQICKSYGAAVVVMAFDEHGQADTEDKRVSFSHRAYKILTEVVGYDPQDIIFDPNIFAIATGIEEHNNYAVEFINATRRIKALMPLVKISGGVSNVSFSFRGNETVREAMHSVFLYHAIKAGMDMGIVNAGMLQIYDDIEPNLRDLCEDAILNRRDDATERLIQFAETVKAKGKVIEKDESWRLGTVEERLSHALVNGITDYIDGDTEEARLKYPRPLEVIEGPLMDGMNIVGNLFGTGKMFLPQVVKSARVMKKSVAILTPYIEEEKLRNQAEFGGEIKSAGKILLATVKGDVHDIGKNIVGVVLACNGYEIVDLGVMVPAEKILQTARQEKVDIIGLSGLITPSLDEMVHVARELKRQEFDIPLIIGGATTSRTHTAVKIAQEYAHGVVHVLDASRSVTVTGSLLNQALKKDFLKNVQAEYHKLNEAFKNKKQTKQYLTVAAAQQNKTAIDWDAFTPVKPTFTGIKKFEDYDLGEIAKYIDWQPFFIAWELHGKFPQILTDELVGKEATRLYNEAKELLNKVIKEKWLGANAVIGIFPANAIAPDTIQVTPEQADIAPVKLEFLRQQVKKAPGQPNLSLADFIAPQETGKQDYIGGFAITAGIGIEKWLDKFKAEHDDYNSIMLKALADRLAEAFTELMHERVRKEFWGYASDERLSNEALIKEEYAGIRPAPGYPACPEHTEKYKLFDLLDATNNTGITLTESLAMYPTAAVSGWYFANPQAKYFGLGKIEKDQVTDYADRKGWTIEEAEKWLRPNLEYDM
- a CDS encoding 30S ribosomal protein THX, encoding MGRGDVKTKRGKIFSKSFGKVRPAKTKKAVIANAAAAKAKAEQKA
- a CDS encoding DUF3298 domain-containing protein, which produces MKRVLLLLLLTAGALLSCHNNDHAKDGDTTDSLIVPLASTPYFYTQLKGAVGGKHITMQLLKTAPHLYRGYYCYDSIGLPISIWGSQDSDSDEVKIYEDNGNSEEERFFSGRLTDDGQFKGVWHGDRTSWHFALHTDLKKAVPLLVYYSTDSARLSPSRPQSPMGVASNSIIWPDSTVDPAIAAFIKKEVTGNPVFTDPQQYVKRAIDSFIRGYQLTAKDADSNELNDMSQSASWNWTAENDIKVVWNTWPLLVLEKYTYDFTGGAHGNWGNTYKTLDLSKLKVLTPEDIFKPGYKETLSPLLDKAFRKKFNIAEDEALDQNLLVKTIPPNNNIIVTDKGVAFSYVPYEIGPYALGQVTLYIPFTELSKDLRK
- a CDS encoding HU family DNA-binding protein, with amino-acid sequence MNKAELIDKLAKDAAITKTQANEALDSFTKAVADTLKKGGKVTLVGFGTFSVSKRAARNGRNPQTGQIIKIKAKKVAKFKAGKALSDKL
- a CDS encoding DUF4286 family protein encodes the protein MIIYNVTVKVATDTHLEWLSWMREEHIPAILRTGLFHDFRICRLLEQDDQEGPTYAIQYFTDSLENYNTYQEEYAQGLRQRGYDLFGDRFIAFNTVMQVV
- the pdxH gene encoding pyridoxamine 5'-phosphate oxidase, producing MLNQKVADLRKDYKLASLEESDVAPYPLQQFDRWWQDATSSEIDEPNAMTLATSTPEGHPSARIVLLKSFDEEGFLFFTNYESRKGQELALNPHVSLLFFWRELERQVRIEGTVSKAGVNISNEYYNSRPMGSRIGAIASPQSKVIPGRSFLEEQVGQVAAKYEKEAPQRPDYWGGYVVKPVVMEFWQGRSSRLHDRILYTLTTTGSWKIERLAP
- a CDS encoding homocysteine S-methyltransferase family protein, which translates into the protein MKSLQDCANERVLIIDGAMGTMIQRYQLQEADYRGTRFADYPSDLKGNNDLLSLTQPQIIAAIHKEYLEAGADIIETNTFSSTTIAMADYDMQALAYEMNIAAARIAKKVAAEYTAKNPDKPRFVAGAIGPLNKTLSLSPDVNNPGFRSVSFDEVATAYEEQIKGLSEGGVDILLIETIFDTLNCKAAIYAIKKYFRESGKPELPVMISGTITDASGRTLSGQTLEAFYISVMHANPFSIGLNCALGGQQMRPYIEELSNIASCYVSCYPNAGLPNAFGEYDEEPEDTACIIEDFAASGFVNIVGGCCGTTPDHIRHIVAHVKTIKPRERPVLAAAMA
- the recR gene encoding recombination mediator RecR — protein: MVFSSALIENAVNEFAKLPGIGKKTALRLVLHLLKQETAQVQLFGEVIARMREQIRFCKVCHNVSDEEVCSICSNHARQQQVVCVVESIRDVMAIENTQQFNGLYHVLGGIISPIDGIGPDQLNIHSLVERVQQQGVEEVIMALSPTIEGDTTIYYLSKKLKEYPVKITTIARGIAFGGELEYADEMTLARSISNRLPLENYVKQ
- a CDS encoding Ig-like domain-containing domain, which gives rise to MAFRKFVQYFNPTGNMYQYIRSWAFWLIFIVVSNSLTRCANIVPPSGGPRDSLPPVLLAVNPKDSSLHFKSKKVSFVFDEYVELDNVNDKLIVSPTLKRTPVVLAKLHTVTMEIRDTLQENTTYTFNFADAIRDINERNIVLDFQYVVSTGDYLDSLQVTGHLINAESGRMDSNVAVMLYRGHEDSIVTKEKPVYYAKTKGDGSFRFKNIAPGTYKIFALKEEDRDLQYNQPTELIAFVEAPIVLKETNLADVNMLLFMETDSTIKPPPEPIDSADIEEIPEEKKKKLPKLQVTPTLEGGMQELPSPMRLTFNLPLRTLDSARMILGEDSTFTPVTFTSNMDSTHTKLSLDYPWKEGMPYRLVIPKDAATDTAGQQLAKPDTISFKTKKSSDYAIFGVTLKVSDSTLHAIDNDSMHYVIQLVQDKTIKYSGEAINGSWLQKFITPGEYEVRVLLDTNGNGKWDRGVYFKNPKKQPERVILLPGKQNLKAYWSVKPTIEI
- a CDS encoding exodeoxyribonuclease III; amino-acid sequence: MRIVSYNVNGLRSAMTKGFTEWLQSDPADVICLQEIKAHQENVDFQQFEKLGYEHYWYPAQKKGYSGVAVLTRIKPDHVQYGNGHMQSDTEGRFIRLDFGDITLINTYFPSGTSGEIRQTYKYQWLDEFFLYLDELKKTRPNLVVCGDYNICHKPIDIHDPVSNKNSTGFLPEERAWMDRFFASGFVDTFREFNPDPHQYSWWSFRANARNNNKGWRIDYINVTAPLKEKLKHAAIFQQIKHSDHCPVFLELAL